The Ictidomys tridecemlineatus isolate mIctTri1 chromosome 6, mIctTri1.hap1, whole genome shotgun sequence genome includes a region encoding these proteins:
- the LOC101958376 gene encoding hibernation-associated plasma protein HP-20 codes for MTDVWRLAISVLLVNVLNVDCYGPPGPPGYPGVPGLMGTPGFQGPTGIVGIPGHPGPKGYNVKCRCKERSAFTVKLSGRLPPPSKPVVFTEVLYNDQMDLNETSGIFNCRKPGNYHFSFDVELHHCKVKIGLMKNQAQVIEKRQLSKEEYENVSGAMIMPLRQGDKVWLEADVETEEPNQAEIIIYFSGFLITS; via the exons ATGACCG ATGTGTGGAGATTGGCCATATCTGTTCTCCTGGTGAATGTCCTCAATGTCGACTGCTATGGACCTCCAGGACCTCCGGGATATCCAGGGGTTCCTGGATTGATGGGGACCCCTGGTTTCCAAGGTCCCACAG GCATTGTGGGTATACCAGGACACCCAGGACCTAAAGGGTACAATGTAAAATGCCGCTGCAAAGAGAGGTCAGCCTTCACTGTGAAGCTCAGTGGAAGGCTCCCTCCACCTTCCAAGCCTGTTGTCTTCACAGAGGTCCTGTACAATGATCAAATGGACTTGAACGAGACGTCGGGAATCTTTAACTGCAGGAAACCTGGAAATTACCATTTCAGCTTTGATGTTGAGCTTCACCACTGCAAGGTGAAGATTGGGTTGATGAAGAACCAAGCCCAAGTCATAGAAAAGCGTCAGCTCTCTAAAGAAGAATATGAAAACGTTTCTGGTGCCATGATTATGCCCCTGAGACAGGGGGACAAGGTGTGGCTAGAAGCAGATGTTGAAACAGAGGAACCAAATCAAGCAGAAATCATTATCTATTTCTCAGGTTTTCTGATTACCTCCTAA